The sequence below is a genomic window from Corythoichthys intestinalis isolate RoL2023-P3 chromosome 17, ASM3026506v1, whole genome shotgun sequence.
gAAGGATGGAtggactttatttgacagcggcatcataagactgccataagacgtcataattatgacatgacactgccatgggcattaatgaatgcttaatgATGGTTGTCATTTAGCGTCATCCCGCAAATTAATTCACTtagtccatttatgtccagcttggatcatttacatccattcaaaaatgagatcatttgaaggatgacacaaaatgacatctttcataagcactctttaatgctcatggcagtgtcatgtcatagttatgatggtcttatgacagtcttatggcgccactgtcaaataaagtaccctaactagcaattaatgaaacaactagaacagtaactgaagaaataatcagcACAGAACACCAAAATCAAAATCTATATATTTAAAAGTGAAAGAACTTATTATGAAttgattaaaaatacattaaacttGTTTGCAAATTTGATTTGTTTATGGATAGCATTTCAAATTTTAAACGCCACGCTTGTTGTATGGCCTCACCGCTTCTATGTCCTCGTTCCTGAGCGTGAGCTCGCGATCTTTGGCCCGGATCTCATCCCGTTGCTTGTCCACCACCTCTTTCAGCTTCTTCATCACCTGACGCTCACGCTCGCTCATGCCTGCAACCAACACGGGCGGAAaattattaggctgagggtgccaatacttttgtttggcccatttttggagttttgtataaattgataatgatgattttttttttcccattgtcttttgtgttttttcactgcaagcaaaagaaatgaagatattactaccatagcattagtaattgcaatcattttctgtgagaaattgagcattgtctgcagggccggcccagcctatacgcagactatgcagctgcttagggcccctgaccacttgggggcccccaatctggcaattttttttttttgactacagtttgctttatttgacttttgtgagttttgatacttgattacaagcttgaaaaataaaagttcttccttaacttctttctttcctcttttagaaaaaggtttggcgctatctactgtaagtactgacaatcatttggggtgagaagttttaagcatacagtgcaacaaaatctgattaatatacaaaatatggacgtatgggttggattgcatgtatgggtttcacagtatactgtgacgaaatggtgggccaaaaatacgggcccctttgcattattttgcttagggcccccaactggcctgggccggccctgattgtctgacagaattgcaggagtgccaatacttttggtcagcagtgTAAATcggaggtgcgacttatagtccagaaaataaGGTCATATGAAACAATGTCGTCATTAGTGTGCAGAAAGAGTGAGTGTAGCAGGTGTGTGCATGTGCTTGAGACTGACTGCAGCCTCTGTGTGCAAGCAACTAAGTGAACGCTTTGTGTGCACAAGAAACATCATCCTTTGCTTTCCTTGGTGAATACAAATGATTTAATCAAGGGTGTCCAAAAAAGTGATGTTTCAGTGCGACTGAGTTAAGAATAGACAGACAAAAAAAGGCCGCAGAacccaaaaaaatacaagattcaaataaacatatttttttaacaaatcaaTGACGTGAGCAATTCCTCACTGTCGTTCCTCTGCTGGTCTTCCTCGCTCACGGGTTCTCGTGTGGAGACGTTGTCCAGGAGGCTCTTGTTCTCCTCCTGCAGTTGCGCGATCTGGCAGAGTAGATCCTGAGCCTCGCCTCGCCACACGTCTTCAACCAGCTCCAGCTCCTGAATTCCCAAAATTTAAATGTACGTATTTTCAACTGTTTGGTTTCCGGTGTTCCACAGGGTTCAATCATTGGGCCTATACTATTTTACCTTCCCGCTAGGCCTATACTATTTTACCTTCCCGCTAAACATAAGCaggaaaacatttaaaaatcaatggaaATTAAAAGCACGCGAACAACAGCAGCAACAACGGTCACTGACAGCCCTCCCTGTTAAACAAGATTAGACAGCgattgccgtcagtggcaatgaatgagttaaacatACTATGGGGGAAAGGAGCGTGTTGTTACCTGAATGGAATGTCACACTTGCTATACATCCACCACTAGAGGGCGGTGCTGCGGATTATTAGTATTGGAATGATCATGTGTGATGTGCTAATTGATATTCTACGTTGTCTTTACAGTATCtcaatttcaaaatttcaaggtCTTCACTTGGATTTTTATGGGTGTTTACACAATAGATTTCGGTTTATTAATGTGTTAGCGTGAGAAAGTCAAAGCTAGTTTTCATTCACATTCTCTAGCGAGCCACTTGCTTGCAAGCTGTTGGTTTAGCTTTTAGCTAAAAACACGCGTTGATCatgttataatgtattcttgttAAAGTTCCTTTTTTTATCAACCTTTTCCTGcatgaattatgatttttttccccaaaaattttttatgacattgatatacagtggggagaacaagtatttgatacactgccaaagggaaaacccattgacagtgtatcaaatacttgttctccccgctGTAGGACAGGCGTCTCAAACCTGTGCAGCCCACGAGACAAAATTTGGTGGCCCCTACTCTGCATCCAATGGTAGTATTATTGTTACCTGCACGTATTTTGCACTGAGATATTAAAAAgacatttatttcattatttattcaaaataattttacataaaatgaactgATTGAAGgatccatttaaataaaataaatagtaaaaatatttattttttatgcctgaaaaataattttacattcAGTGAACTAATTCATGGATCCattttaataataatcatttaaaaaaaatagcaataaaGATTTGTATATttcttaaaaataatttttcatattcatgaatgaatatttattaaaaatattttttagatgaaaaggGACTGATTGAAGGAACCATTTTAATCAATATTCtttatatagtaataaaatatgatttttatatttatcaaaaatatttttttattcattaaaaataatttacatttgATGAACTAATTGACCGATCAATTTTAATCAATAATAACCAATAATTTAAATTGTAATTaagatttttgtttgttaaaaatattttatgatatatatatatatatatatattttccccaaaaattattttattcattaattcattcattgattttccatgccgcttttcctcacgagggtcgttattaaaaataattttacattcAGTGAACTAATTGAAGAATCAattttaataataatcattttataaaaatagtatatatatatatatatatatatttttcatgaaaaataattttacattaaatgaACTAATTGAAGGATCCATTttaatcaataataataaataatttgaattGTAACAAAAAattgtatacagtatttattaaacATTACATTCAAAACATACAATTTTCACTCAGTGAGTGAAATAATTCAAGGATCccctttaatatatatatattttttttaaataggaataaactttttcattaatttcattattaagaatttttttgtataaaacgAACTTGAACGATCCATTTTAATCgctaaaaattaataatttgtAAGATTTTTATGaagtatttattaaaaatattttaaatttaattaattgaaggattcattttaataatcatttttcaaaataatagatttttatatttcttaaaaatatttttttcattaattttattaagaatattttatataaaatgaaCTAATTCAAGGATCAATTTTaatcaataataattatttaaatagtgatagaaaaatatttttatattaaaaatattttattctcaatttaaaataattttacatcaAATGAACTCACTGAAAGAaccattttaataataattactaAAATAGTCTTGTTTTTAATCATGAGTactaaaaatattaattcttctgaatcaaataaaatgaatataaacaatattaaaaaaaaaaaaaaaaaaaaacacattgtgaTAAATTAGAACAACAAAGACATAAGTTTCTCGTGTGTACTTTGctcttagaattttttttattatgtttttattgttttgttttataaatcCCGTGATGTCACATTGCTCAACTCttggtctgccattgacggcaacatacgtaaaatccattttaactgggaaagTTAACCCTAATTCCCAGttgaaacggattggacgtcttttgccgtcaaaagttgttttttttcctctgtgtcTAACTTATACCTTCCGATGCTTCTTCTCCTTCTCCAGCCTCTCGATCCTCTCCAACCTGAGCTTGTCCAGCTCGAGTCTTAGCTCGTCGGCTTCGGGTCCGCCGATGCTGTGTCGGCTCACCATCACCTCCAGGATCTCCAGCACCCTCACCACCTTGGGCATGAGACGGGACAGCGCCTCGCAGCCGTACTGGTCGATGATCCGCTCGAACTCGTGGCCCAGTGTGGCGGCGATGTCGTACACGTCCATCACCGTCAGGTCAGCCGGGTTCTTCTCCAGGGCCGAACAGCCGCGGTCCCCCGAGACGTATCGGTGGCCTTCCATGGTTTCGTCTTCGTCTCCTCCCTCCGCGGCACAACAAGTCCGCAAAGTTGTCAACTTTAAACGCTTTAAAGCACCAACAAAACGCACACGGCTAGCGTACGTCCATTACGAAGTCGTGTTTGCGGACATTACAAGTGAATAATTGGTTGTAAAGTGTCGTCCGGGTGCTTTTTGTCCTCCGGTCCTGTCCTCTTCGTCGCGGTGACATGGAGCAAGCTAACCGCCATGTTGGGAGGGTCTTTTCCGCTTTCCTTTCAACATAAAAGCAGCGCCGTTTGGCggaaggaagaaaaaaacaccaaaaaggaAATTACATTTAACGCATTCACTGAActtattggttgccattgacgccgctagacgtccattttgactgggcggGTTGACATtcgcaaaatggattggacgactaGTGCCTGTAATAGCACTGAAACAAGAGAATTTACTGCCAGTTGTCCCAGTTAAGATAATTAGACGTCTATAGTTGTGTTTGGCAGGCAACAGTTAatagtaaatatatatttttaaaactttgtttctcttttacataaaaaaaaaacaattagaatagcttgaataaaaaaagattaaactGCAGTTCTTcccttttttatttgtttgctttaaaaaaataaataaacaaaatccttcaaagtaaaatgtaaaaacactGCAAAGGATCCTTCAAAATCAAAGCAAATCGTAATGCtgaatttaataaataaaaccggTCAAAACAAAGTCCACAGCTAGTTGTCCCATTTAAGATGAATTAGACGTCTGTCATTGTCATTGGTAGGCAATAGTTAAtcgtaaatatttttattattattttaattgtatagattttttctttttttaattaaataaccaATAATCAATTACGATATTAATAACCAAAAACTGCAGATATTCTCTCTATCTATTAAAAATGTTTGCTTTTTTCAAacaacattcttcaaagtaaaaTGGAAAAAGGCGCATCCTTCAAAATCAAAGCAAATCGGAATGcctcatttaaaaacaaaaacttaaccgGAATTTCTCAACTTTCACAACAAAACTAGTAGGAATGCCTCTTACTGCTGCATTCCTGCtggattttattttgaaatttggagaaTTCCAGCAATtagcttccatttcaatatagacGCATCTTTGTAATCCTAATTTATTTTGAAGTATCGGGCATtctcttttattttgaaaaaagcaaaattacatgtttttaaattattttaaaggtAAGCAACATCCTTATTAATTTTACATTGAAGGATGCACTTTTCCATTCAGTCTCACTTGCCTCACAGTCAACTTCCTGCTTCTGTCTGTTCCCATTCCAGTGTGTTAAAATAACATGTGAGGTGGCCGTCAGAGTATTTTTGGCCAGGCGCTAAAATGATTCATATTTCCTTTCATGAAAAAAGGCTCGTCCTTAAACTAAAATAGGATCTTTAGTCTCATAAAATGACTGTTTGCTCGTTTAAAACAATGCCATTTTACTCTAATACAATTCAGACTTTAGTGATAACATTATTACCCCTACTTCAACCGCATTGGAAGTCTATGGCCAACAATGGCAGCCatcaatcatacaatgtgattaaaataatattaatgaaTGTATTTCTTGGCTTCATTGTAATAACTCCTTCATTATCATtacaatgctttttttgtttctgaCCGTGCAAGATATCAAACAAAAGTCAAGTAAAAAGATGTTTAATCAAGCAAGAATTCAagcagggaaaaaaaagtgtcttaaaTTGGCGTTTTTAAGTGCATTTCCAACACCCAAACACTAGAAGGCGAAAGAtttcccatgcttcctcatCATGATTTGGAACAAAAGCACACTGTTGCACAAAGAAAATGTTTGCGCTTCAACTTCTCCGAGTTCCTCTCAATCCGGTTTCAGGACTCCCCGGCCCCGCTTCCTGTTTCCCCTCGTTTGaactgcaaagaaaaaaatgataaacatttttgtgaactcattgactgccaatgATGGCAACAGATattagaaaatagtcttttttttttttttttttttttttttttgcattttaaaaatgtgaattAGTGCTGATTAATAATATGTTTAATTATGGATTTTTATATGTTAATTAATatgtaataatataataataaccattTTTGGGAACATATTGCGTCCCAATGATGGCAACAGATATTAGAAAatattctatttaaaaaaaattttttttgcattttaaaaatgtgaataTTGCTTAAGAACATCTGATATGataattaatatatatgttAATTAGTatgtaataatataaaaacaaccATTTTTGTGAACATATTGCGTGCCAATGATGGCAACAGACATTAGaaaatattccttttttttttttttgcattttaaaaatgtgaataTTGCTTAATAGTATAGATTATAATAGTTCTTTATTCTCATTGCTGTAATTatgtaatatattaattaatatataataatatgtaaattaatATGTAATAATATATCTAATATTTTctctgaaaatgaatgaataatattgTAACGTTTTCATGTACAAATcacgattttttttattttttttttcattttaaaaatgtgaataCGTACTGATTAATAATATCTGTA
It includes:
- the rilpl1 gene encoding RILP-like protein 1 isoform X5, translated to MEGHRYVSGDRGCSALEKNPADLTVMDVYDIAATLGHEFERIIDQYGCEALSRLMPKVVRVLEILEVMVSRHSIGGPEADELRLELDKLRLERIERLEKEKKHRKELELVEDVWRGEAQDLLCQIAQLQEENKSLLDNVSTREPVSEEDQQRNDSMSERERQVMKKLKEVVDKQRDEIRAKDRELTLRNEDIEALQQQQSRLMKINHDLRHKISVVEAQGKALIEQKVELEAGAQTRGQEVGALRQEVARLRERLKGHAQEVPPQIPSPAEREPAAGAEGWWESSPPPAPPGSLDRERPDEDEDDEAALLWEAMCDEDMPAVYQYFTKVSSLPVSPSESSLSIYSVSLTSILRFRYSKDMTRHGPISKSHGVTTWSKNIPVSRSRN
- the rilpl1 gene encoding RILP-like protein 1 isoform X4 translates to MEGHRYVSGDRGCSALEKNPADLTVMDVYDIAATLGHEFERIIDQYGCEALSRLMPKVVRVLEILEVMVSRHSIGGPEADELRLELDKLRLERIERLEKEKKHRKELELVEDVWRGEAQDLLCQIAQLQEENKSLLDNVSTREPVSEEDQQRNDSMSERERQVMKKLKEVVDKQRDEIRAKDRELTLRNEDIEALQQQQSRLMKINHDLRHKISVVEAQGKALIEQKVELEAGAQTRGQEVGALRQEVARLRERLKGHAQEVPPQIPSPAEEALCQEEETSPELPDSKDPNRARFTMQELRDVLHERNELKAKVFLLQEELAYYKSDETEDDVNVPEPEIRTRSRSAVQPESGIKRLIFTAFMPMVAAGLIQDDPTLQPARGFASLV